The Streptomyces spororaveus genome includes a region encoding these proteins:
- a CDS encoding styrene monooxygenase/indole monooxygenase family protein, translated as MRKILVVGAGQSGLQLALGLQSKGYEVTLMSNRTADEIRTGRVMSTQCMFDTALQHERDLQINFWEQQAPKIEGLGVSVATPDAGRAIDWLGRLKGYAQSVDQRVKMAGWLDVFVQRGGQLVIHGASVADLDYFSRAYDLVLVAAGKGELVSMFGRNAARSPYDAPQRSLAVAYVHGLGPRPEHPETEAVRCNLVPGVGELFVMPTLTTSGRADILFWEGIPGGPLDVFNGVKDPAEHLALTLELMEKFTPWEYSRAKKVELTDAGATLAGRYAPVVRNPIGHLPGGGLVLGVADVVVANDPITGQGSNSAAKCAASYLSSILMHGDKPFDEAWMKATFDKYWFTTGKPVTQWTNAMLGVPPEHVLNLIGAAGQLQPVANRFANGFDNPADFDSYFYDPEDTADYLAEVASASGASEASVASGASSAE; from the coding sequence ATGCGCAAGATACTCGTCGTCGGAGCCGGCCAGTCCGGTCTCCAGCTCGCCCTCGGACTCCAGTCCAAGGGGTACGAGGTCACCCTCATGTCGAACCGGACGGCGGACGAGATCCGCACCGGGCGGGTCATGTCCACCCAGTGCATGTTCGACACGGCCCTGCAGCACGAACGCGATCTCCAGATCAACTTCTGGGAGCAGCAGGCCCCGAAGATCGAGGGCCTCGGCGTCTCCGTCGCCACCCCCGACGCCGGCCGGGCCATCGACTGGCTCGGCAGGCTCAAGGGGTACGCGCAGTCCGTCGACCAGCGCGTGAAGATGGCCGGCTGGCTCGACGTCTTCGTGCAGCGGGGCGGACAGCTGGTCATCCACGGCGCCTCGGTCGCCGACCTCGACTACTTCTCCCGTGCGTACGACCTGGTGCTGGTCGCCGCCGGCAAGGGAGAACTGGTCTCGATGTTCGGGCGGAACGCGGCCCGCTCCCCGTACGACGCACCGCAGCGCTCGCTCGCCGTCGCCTACGTGCACGGCCTGGGCCCGCGCCCGGAGCACCCGGAGACGGAGGCCGTCCGCTGCAACCTGGTCCCGGGCGTCGGCGAGCTGTTCGTCATGCCGACCCTGACCACCTCGGGCCGGGCGGACATCCTGTTCTGGGAGGGCATCCCCGGCGGCCCGCTCGACGTCTTCAACGGCGTCAAGGACCCGGCGGAGCACCTCGCTCTCACGCTGGAGCTGATGGAGAAGTTCACGCCGTGGGAGTACTCCCGGGCGAAGAAGGTGGAGCTGACGGACGCGGGCGCCACACTGGCCGGACGCTACGCGCCGGTCGTACGCAACCCGATCGGCCACCTCCCGGGCGGCGGCCTGGTGCTGGGCGTCGCGGACGTGGTCGTCGCGAACGACCCGATCACCGGGCAGGGCTCGAACTCCGCCGCGAAGTGCGCCGCCTCCTACCTGTCGTCGATCCTGATGCACGGGGACAAGCCGTTCGACGAGGCGTGGATGAAGGCCACCTTCGACAAGTACTGGTTCACCACGGGCAAGCCGGTGACCCAGTGGACGAACGCGATGCTGGGCGTCCCGCCGGAGCACGTACTCAACCTGATCGGCGCGGCCGGGCAGCTCCAGCCGGTGGCGAATCGATTCGCCAACGGCTTCGACAACCCGGCCGACTTCGACTCGTACTTCTACGACCCCGAGGACACCGCCGACTACCTGGCGGAGGTCGCGTCGGCGTCCGGGGCGTCTGAGGCGTCCGTGGCGTCCGGAGCTTCCTCGGCGGAGTAG
- a CDS encoding GTP-binding protein, giving the protein MVFAVSDNPVVLPQSDDEPAQPWQYDRSRAPVAVKVLVAGGFGVGKTTFVSSVSEITPLRTEAVMTEASVPTDDLSGTPDKNTTTVAMDFGRVTLDDDLVLYVYGTPGQERFWFMWDDLVRGAIGGLVLADTRRLRDCFPALDYFETCGLPYAVAVNHFDGSQSYEPEDVREALSVPPHVPVVIMDARRRDTVVESLLALVGHALDSTPE; this is encoded by the coding sequence GTGGTCTTCGCCGTCTCTGACAACCCGGTGGTGCTGCCGCAGTCGGACGACGAGCCGGCCCAGCCCTGGCAGTACGACCGCTCCCGCGCACCCGTCGCCGTCAAGGTGCTCGTCGCGGGCGGCTTCGGCGTCGGCAAGACCACCTTCGTCTCCTCCGTCTCCGAGATCACCCCGCTGCGCACCGAGGCGGTGATGACCGAGGCCAGCGTCCCGACCGACGACCTGTCCGGCACCCCGGACAAGAACACCACCACCGTCGCCATGGACTTCGGCCGCGTCACCCTCGACGACGACCTCGTCCTCTACGTGTACGGGACCCCCGGCCAGGAACGGTTCTGGTTCATGTGGGACGACCTGGTGCGAGGCGCCATCGGCGGCCTCGTCCTGGCCGACACCCGCCGCCTGCGCGACTGCTTCCCGGCCCTCGACTACTTCGAGACCTGCGGGCTGCCGTACGCCGTCGCCGTGAACCACTTCGACGGCTCGCAGTCGTACGAGCCCGAGGACGTGCGCGAGGCGCTCAGCGTCCCGCCCCACGTACCGGTCGTGATCATGGACGCGAGGCGCCGCGACACGGTGGTCGAATCGCTGCTCGCCCTGGTGGGCCACGCCCTCGACAGCACGCCCGAATAG
- a CDS encoding DUF742 domain-containing protein, which yields MRSTASERLPIRGADRRPARVRPYSLTGGRTRFTQVLHVETFVATLDTKVSEPQKPDRMPEMPAIVEVCRRMRTIAEISALLKLPLGVVRVLVSDLADQGRIRVYGTGHGSGRPERALLERVLSGLRRL from the coding sequence GTGAGGAGTACGGCCTCCGAACGGCTGCCGATACGTGGCGCCGACCGCCGCCCCGCCCGCGTCCGCCCGTACTCGCTCACGGGCGGCCGCACCCGCTTCACCCAGGTCCTGCACGTCGAGACGTTCGTCGCCACCCTGGACACGAAGGTCTCGGAACCGCAGAAGCCCGACCGCATGCCCGAGATGCCCGCCATCGTCGAGGTCTGCCGCCGCATGCGCACGATCGCCGAGATATCCGCGCTGCTGAAGCTCCCGCTCGGCGTGGTCCGCGTCCTGGTCAGCGACCTCGCCGACCAGGGAAGGATCCGCGTCTACGGCACGGGCCACGGCAGCGGCCGTCCCGAACGCGCGCTGCTGGAAAGGGTGCTCAGTGGTCTTCGCCGTCTCTGA
- a CDS encoding roadblock/LC7 domain-containing protein, with product MTAPSTYGLSTQARNLQWLLTDLVEEVPGVNSVAVVSSDGLLLLSSDPGAGTAEPRTEPRAKGPRGASADLATIVSGLGSLTTGAAALMETGAVKQTMVAMEHGSVFVMAISDGSLLGVHATPDCDMSVVAYHMALFVGRAGHVLTPEVRSELRQSMENTP from the coding sequence ATGACCGCGCCCAGTACGTACGGACTGAGCACCCAGGCCCGCAACCTGCAGTGGCTGCTGACCGACCTGGTCGAGGAGGTACCCGGCGTCAACTCCGTCGCCGTCGTCTCCTCGGACGGGCTGCTGCTCCTGTCCTCCGACCCGGGAGCGGGCACGGCCGAGCCGCGCACCGAACCCCGGGCCAAGGGCCCGCGCGGCGCGTCCGCCGACCTCGCCACCATCGTCTCCGGCCTCGGCAGCCTCACCACCGGCGCCGCCGCCCTCATGGAGACCGGCGCGGTCAAGCAGACCATGGTGGCGATGGAGCACGGCTCCGTCTTCGTCATGGCCATCAGCGACGGCTCGCTGCTGGGCGTGCACGCCACCCCCGACTGCGACATGAGTGTCGTCGCCTACCACATGGCCCTGTTCGTCGGCCGGGCCGGCCACGTACTGACCCCCGAAGTCCGCAGCGAGCTGCGCCAGTCGATGGAGAACACCCCGTGA
- a CDS encoding sensor histidine kinase, with the protein MQKKRSRKNGTAADGPAPAGRRVRVRRRLVVGVAVAGLTVLAAGAPAVVSASRELNDSQRLVTLADQTRQTLTLAHLLGDERDAVVEYAAKGRPGAAKGPVQERIAGTDRQLAEVQAEADEATAQALARVRTVRAEAVDGKGSALAAEQAYAGVIAELLAPGRRLAELTPPRAEAALTTTRPLAPLGQAVEQASATRGLLLAALAVPRGDQPPNAAVVDELTTAAQRARVREQAALDDFARAARPDVRQTLAATVTGPEVKTADDFLKRLTDRPTLTPADRKTDGATVGTALTARIDRMRTVEATLASERASALAALRDDDVTRLEIVIALLGLLFLLAVGFSTAVARSLTRPLSVLRRGAQRLATPEGSVEPVRFTGRNDEFAEVVRHLNAVRDQTVSLHTRIAGLDADRRRIIGRNEVLAAGREALEEELTTLRAGLEEHRRIMSTTSVSLSLRTLGLVERQLAVIEELESKEQDADRLATLFKLDHLATVMRRHNENLLVLAGQEHGHGQGLPVPLVDVMRAAVSEIERYERVELAALPSYTQVAGHAADDISHVLAELLENATTFSPPDVKVKVSGWLQGTGDVVLSVVDEGIGVTEDRLESLNARLSTPEAYDEEPEAEHGLGLGLYVAGRLAARHGVTAELRTPRHGGTEALVVVPAALLPDGPTVSPVHTLAMPGAPELRLPGVIAEANENTLPKRRRGAHAAPEPDMDAAAEADAEAAAEVVAEEPAEPAEAVEPAAVEPVEAAEPEPEPAVAAVPITLAEALAGPAVVTEVPAEPHPVPAEAEPLVDAPATAGLPSADQVFVAGPPAADGPTPEEQLLARVVPDAEPAAPGVPDPAEEIPAAPHTAAPVADVQEAAPETEPHTHAPAEGNWLPRQGSHPADQAEGEGAVTDKGLPRRTPRTVPAKREARADGPPEPPRRVDAEELRRRLGGFYQGAQDGRRVVAAELAQEQGSDQAPDQAFDQGQPRRQGQSKTDRGDTAQEART; encoded by the coding sequence GTGCAGAAGAAGCGGTCTCGGAAGAACGGCACCGCCGCCGACGGCCCGGCCCCCGCAGGACGCCGCGTCCGCGTGCGCCGCAGGCTGGTCGTCGGCGTTGCCGTCGCCGGCCTCACCGTCCTCGCGGCAGGCGCGCCCGCCGTCGTCTCCGCGTCGAGGGAACTGAACGACTCCCAGCGCCTGGTCACCCTCGCGGACCAGACCCGGCAGACCCTCACCCTCGCGCACCTCCTCGGTGACGAGCGCGACGCGGTCGTCGAGTACGCCGCCAAGGGCCGGCCCGGCGCAGCCAAGGGCCCCGTCCAGGAGCGCATCGCCGGGACCGACCGGCAGCTCGCCGAGGTCCAGGCCGAGGCCGACGAGGCGACCGCCCAGGCCCTCGCCCGCGTACGGACCGTCCGCGCCGAGGCCGTCGACGGCAAGGGCAGCGCCCTCGCCGCCGAACAGGCCTACGCCGGAGTCATCGCGGAACTCCTCGCCCCCGGCCGCCGGCTCGCCGAGCTCACCCCGCCGCGCGCCGAGGCCGCCCTGACCACCACCCGTCCGCTGGCCCCGCTGGGCCAGGCCGTGGAACAGGCCTCCGCCACCCGTGGACTCCTGCTCGCCGCCCTGGCCGTCCCCCGCGGCGATCAGCCCCCCAACGCCGCCGTGGTCGACGAACTCACCACCGCCGCCCAGCGTGCGCGCGTACGGGAGCAGGCCGCCCTCGACGACTTCGCACGGGCCGCGCGGCCCGACGTACGCCAGACCCTGGCCGCCACCGTCACCGGCCCCGAGGTCAAGACGGCCGACGACTTCCTCAAGCGGCTCACCGACCGGCCCACCCTGACGCCCGCCGACCGCAAGACCGACGGGGCCACCGTCGGCACCGCGCTCACCGCCCGCATCGACCGCATGCGCACCGTGGAAGCCACCCTCGCGAGTGAACGGGCCTCCGCCCTGGCCGCGCTGCGCGACGACGACGTGACCCGGCTCGAAATCGTGATCGCCCTGCTGGGCCTGCTGTTCCTGCTCGCCGTCGGCTTCTCGACCGCCGTGGCGCGGTCGCTGACCCGGCCGCTGTCGGTCCTGCGCCGCGGCGCGCAGCGGCTGGCCACACCGGAGGGCTCGGTGGAACCGGTGCGGTTCACGGGCCGCAACGACGAGTTCGCCGAGGTCGTGCGCCACCTGAACGCGGTGCGCGACCAGACGGTCTCCCTGCACACCCGGATCGCCGGGCTCGACGCCGACCGGCGCCGGATCATCGGCCGCAACGAGGTGCTGGCCGCCGGCCGGGAAGCGCTGGAGGAAGAACTGACGACGCTGCGGGCGGGGCTGGAGGAGCACCGGCGCATCATGTCGACGACCTCCGTCTCGCTGTCGCTGCGGACCCTGGGCCTGGTGGAGCGCCAGCTCGCGGTCATCGAGGAACTGGAGTCCAAGGAACAGGACGCCGACCGGCTGGCGACCCTCTTCAAGCTGGACCACCTGGCGACCGTGATGCGCCGCCACAACGAGAACCTGCTGGTCCTGGCCGGGCAGGAACACGGTCACGGGCAGGGCCTGCCGGTGCCGCTGGTCGACGTGATGCGGGCCGCCGTCAGCGAGATCGAGCGCTACGAGCGCGTCGAACTCGCCGCGCTGCCCTCGTACACCCAGGTCGCGGGGCACGCGGCCGACGACATCTCGCACGTGCTGGCCGAGCTGCTGGAGAACGCGACCACGTTCTCCCCGCCGGACGTCAAGGTGAAGGTGTCCGGCTGGCTGCAGGGCACCGGCGACGTTGTTTTGTCCGTCGTGGACGAGGGCATCGGCGTCACCGAGGACCGCCTGGAATCACTGAACGCCCGGCTGTCCACGCCCGAGGCCTACGACGAGGAACCCGAGGCGGAACACGGCCTCGGCCTCGGCCTGTACGTGGCCGGGCGGCTCGCGGCCCGGCACGGGGTGACCGCCGAGCTGCGCACCCCGCGGCACGGCGGGACCGAAGCCCTGGTGGTCGTCCCGGCGGCGCTGCTGCCCGACGGCCCGACGGTCTCCCCGGTGCACACCCTGGCCATGCCGGGCGCGCCCGAGCTGCGGCTGCCCGGTGTGATAGCGGAGGCGAACGAGAACACGCTGCCGAAGCGGCGCCGGGGCGCGCATGCCGCTCCGGAGCCGGACATGGACGCGGCCGCGGAAGCCGATGCCGAGGCTGCTGCCGAGGTCGTCGCCGAGGAGCCGGCCGAGCCGGCCGAGGCTGTCGAGCCGGCCGCTGTCGAGCCGGTCGAGGCGGCCGAGCCGGAGCCGGAGCCCGCCGTCGCGGCGGTCCCGATCACCCTCGCCGAGGCACTGGCGGGCCCCGCCGTCGTCACCGAGGTCCCGGCGGAGCCGCACCCGGTGCCCGCCGAGGCCGAGCCGCTCGTCGACGCACCCGCCACGGCCGGACTGCCGTCCGCCGACCAGGTGTTCGTCGCCGGGCCCCCGGCAGCGGACGGGCCCACCCCTGAGGAGCAGCTGCTCGCCCGGGTCGTCCCCGACGCGGAGCCGGCCGCCCCGGGCGTGCCGGACCCCGCCGAGGAGATCCCGGCCGCGCCGCACACCGCCGCACCCGTGGCCGACGTACAGGAAGCCGCACCGGAGACGGAGCCGCACACCCATGCCCCGGCCGAGGGCAACTGGCTCCCCCGCCAGGGCAGCCACCCGGCCGACCAGGCCGAGGGCGAAGGCGCCGTCACCGACAAGGGCCTGCCCAGGCGGACCCCGCGCACCGTCCCCGCCAAGCGCGAGGCCCGTGCCGACGGACCGCCCGAGCCGCCGCGCCGGGTCGACGCCGAGGAGTTGCGGCGCCGGCTCGGAGGCTTCTACCAGGGAGCCCAGGACGGCCGGCGCGTCGTCGCCGCCGAACTCGCCCAGGAACAGGGGTCCGACCAAGCCCCTGACCAGGCGTTCGACCAGGGGCAGCCGCGGAGGCAGGGCCAGAGCAAGACCGACCGGGGGGACACCGCACAGGAGGCACGCACATGA
- a CDS encoding protein phosphatase 2C domain-containing protein, with protein MRIDLASAPGHQERPNEDWVSAAIPASGGGVLVLLDGVTPPAGDDGCVHGVPWFAARLGGRLTELSGSRRDMPLDQVLAESVRATADAHRDTCDLSHVRTPQATVVVVRWDSRYVEHLVLSDSVLLLQAPGGAVTAVLDDRLDRIPPEVLRSVAATDALRNAEGGFFTAAADPAVAARAVTGRTPRGLVRAVAALTDGASRWTDTFGQGDWAGCLAVLRKEGAQGLIGRVRAIESAPDSAPYSAAASPRHKRHDDASAVYAEL; from the coding sequence ATGCGCATCGACCTCGCCTCGGCCCCCGGCCACCAGGAACGCCCCAATGAGGACTGGGTGTCGGCGGCGATCCCCGCTTCGGGCGGCGGCGTCCTGGTCCTCCTGGACGGGGTCACCCCTCCGGCCGGGGACGACGGATGCGTGCACGGAGTGCCCTGGTTCGCGGCACGCCTCGGCGGCCGATTGACCGAACTGTCCGGATCGCGGCGGGACATGCCGCTCGATCAGGTTCTGGCCGAGTCCGTCCGCGCCACGGCCGACGCCCACCGCGACACCTGTGACCTTTCTCACGTGCGGACCCCGCAGGCGACGGTCGTCGTGGTCCGCTGGGACTCCCGGTACGTGGAACACCTCGTCCTCTCGGACTCCGTACTGCTCCTGCAGGCGCCCGGCGGCGCGGTGACGGCGGTGCTCGACGACCGGCTGGACCGGATCCCGCCGGAGGTGCTGCGCTCGGTGGCGGCGACGGACGCCCTGCGCAACGCGGAGGGCGGCTTCTTCACGGCGGCCGCGGACCCGGCGGTGGCCGCCCGGGCGGTGACGGGGCGCACGCCGCGCGGGCTGGTGCGGGCGGTGGCCGCGCTCACGGACGGCGCGAGCCGGTGGACGGACACGTTCGGGCAGGGCGACTGGGCCGGGTGTCTGGCGGTGCTGCGGAAGGAGGGTGCGCAGGGCCTGATCGGGCGGGTGCGCGCCATCGAGTCCGCCCCCGACTCCGCCCCCTACTCCGCCGCCGCGTCGCCCCGGCACAAGCGGCATGACGACGCGTCGGCGGTCTACGCGGAGCTCTGA
- a CDS encoding MarR family winged helix-turn-helix transcriptional regulator, which translates to MHGSEDQEFLALERELSVFLRRARASSGEMARELHPELEPAAYGLLVRLEAAGRQRATELAAYFGVGKATMSRQLRALEVLGLVAREPDPADGRASLVGLTEEGRERFLRVRGARREQYMRKLADWDRGEVAELARLLNQLNAGGE; encoded by the coding sequence GTGCACGGGAGTGAAGACCAGGAGTTCCTTGCCCTGGAGCGGGAGCTGTCCGTCTTCCTCCGGCGGGCCCGCGCCTCCTCGGGCGAGATGGCCCGCGAGCTCCACCCCGAGCTGGAGCCGGCCGCGTACGGGCTCCTCGTACGCCTGGAGGCGGCCGGCCGGCAGCGGGCCACTGAGCTCGCCGCCTACTTCGGCGTCGGCAAGGCCACCATGAGCCGGCAGCTGCGGGCCCTGGAGGTCCTCGGCCTGGTGGCCCGCGAGCCGGACCCCGCCGACGGCCGGGCCTCCCTGGTCGGCCTCACCGAGGAGGGCCGGGAACGGTTCCTGCGGGTCCGGGGAGCGCGCCGCGAGCAGTACATGCGCAAGCTCGCCGACTGGGACCGCGGCGAGGTGGCGGAACTGGCCCGGCTGCTGAACCAGTTGAACGCGGGCGGGGAGTAG
- the lon gene encoding endopeptidase La, with the protein MASTSVTLTLPVLPLDDEVVLPGMVVPLELSDTEVRAAVEAAQAAAGKSGSGKPRVLLVPRIDGTYAGTGVLGTVEQVGRLSGGDPGALIRGLGRVRIGAGTTGPGAALWVEGETVDESVPDPLPGAVTELVKEYKALATSWLKKRGAWQVVDRVQQIEGVSALADNSGYSPFLTVEQKVELLETADPVARLKLAVKALSDHLAEQDVAESIAKDVQDGVDKQQREFLLRRQLEAVRKELRELNGEKDGEESDDYRARVEAADLPEKVREAALKEVEKLERSSDQSPEGSWIRTWLDTVLELPWNERTEDEYDIRGARAVLDAEHAGLADVKDRITEYLAVRKRRGERGMGVIGGRRGGAVLALVGPPGVGKTSLGESVAHAMGRKFVRVALGGVRDEAEIRGHRRTYVGALPGRIVRAIKEAGSMNPVVLLDEIDKVGSDFRGDPAAALLEVLDPAQNHTFRDHYLEVELDLSDVVFLATANVLEAIPEALADRMELVRLDGYTEDEKVVIARDHLLPRQLERAGLGSDEVVLGEDALRRLAGEYTREAGVRTLERSLARLLRKVASQHELGERELPLSIGADDLRALIGRPHHVPESAQDPAERRTAVPGVATGLAVTGAGGDVLFVEASLADPETGAAGLTLTGQLGDVMKESAQIALSFLRSHGAELELPVADLKDRGVHIHFPAGAVPKDGPSAGITMTTALASLLSGRQVRTDVAMTGEVSLTGRVLPIGGVKQKLLAAHRAGLTTVIIPKRNEADLDDVPAEVLERLEVHPVTDVRQVLELALARAQAPAVAAA; encoded by the coding sequence ATGGCTTCGACGTCCGTCACACTCACCCTGCCCGTGCTGCCGCTCGACGACGAGGTCGTGCTGCCCGGAATGGTCGTACCGCTGGAGCTGTCCGACACCGAGGTGCGCGCCGCCGTGGAGGCGGCACAGGCAGCCGCCGGGAAGAGCGGCAGCGGGAAGCCCCGGGTCCTGCTCGTACCGCGCATCGACGGCACGTACGCCGGGACCGGTGTGCTCGGCACCGTCGAGCAGGTCGGCCGGCTCTCCGGCGGGGACCCCGGGGCGCTCATCCGCGGCCTCGGCCGGGTCCGGATCGGGGCCGGGACCACCGGGCCCGGGGCCGCGCTCTGGGTCGAGGGCGAGACCGTCGACGAGTCGGTGCCCGATCCGCTGCCCGGGGCGGTCACCGAGCTCGTCAAGGAGTACAAGGCCCTCGCCACCAGCTGGCTCAAGAAGCGCGGCGCCTGGCAGGTCGTGGACCGGGTCCAGCAGATCGAGGGCGTGTCCGCCCTCGCGGACAACTCCGGATACTCGCCCTTCCTGACGGTCGAGCAGAAGGTCGAACTGCTGGAGACCGCCGACCCGGTCGCGCGCCTCAAGCTCGCCGTCAAGGCGCTCAGCGACCACCTCGCCGAGCAGGACGTGGCCGAGTCCATCGCCAAGGACGTACAGGACGGCGTCGACAAGCAGCAGCGCGAGTTCCTGCTCCGGCGGCAGCTGGAGGCCGTACGCAAGGAACTGCGCGAGCTGAACGGCGAGAAGGACGGCGAGGAGTCCGACGACTACCGCGCCCGCGTCGAGGCCGCCGACCTCCCCGAGAAGGTACGGGAGGCCGCCCTCAAGGAGGTCGAGAAGCTGGAGCGGTCCAGCGACCAGAGCCCGGAGGGGTCCTGGATCCGGACCTGGCTGGACACAGTGCTGGAACTGCCCTGGAACGAGCGCACCGAGGACGAGTACGACATCCGGGGCGCGCGGGCCGTCCTCGACGCCGAGCACGCGGGCCTCGCCGACGTGAAGGACCGCATCACCGAGTACCTCGCCGTCCGCAAGCGGCGCGGCGAGCGCGGCATGGGCGTCATCGGCGGACGGCGCGGCGGCGCCGTGCTCGCCCTCGTCGGCCCGCCCGGTGTCGGAAAAACCTCGCTCGGTGAGTCCGTGGCGCACGCCATGGGCCGCAAGTTCGTCCGGGTCGCGCTCGGCGGCGTCCGCGACGAGGCCGAGATCCGCGGCCACCGCCGCACCTACGTCGGCGCCCTGCCCGGCCGGATCGTCCGGGCCATCAAGGAGGCCGGGTCGATGAACCCCGTGGTCCTCCTCGACGAGATCGACAAGGTGGGCTCCGACTTCCGCGGCGACCCGGCGGCCGCCCTGCTGGAGGTCCTCGACCCGGCGCAGAACCACACCTTCCGCGACCACTACCTGGAGGTCGAACTCGACCTCAGCGACGTCGTCTTCCTGGCCACCGCCAACGTCCTGGAAGCCATCCCCGAGGCCCTGGCCGACCGGATGGAGCTCGTCCGTCTCGACGGGTACACCGAGGACGAGAAGGTCGTCATCGCCCGCGACCACCTGCTCCCGCGCCAGCTGGAGCGCGCCGGGCTCGGCTCCGACGAGGTGGTCCTGGGCGAGGACGCGCTGCGCAGGCTGGCCGGGGAGTACACCCGCGAGGCGGGCGTACGCACCCTGGAGCGGTCCCTCGCACGCCTGCTGCGCAAGGTCGCCTCGCAGCACGAGCTGGGGGAGCGCGAGCTGCCCCTGAGCATCGGCGCCGACGACCTGCGGGCCCTGATCGGACGCCCGCACCACGTACCGGAGTCCGCCCAGGACCCGGCCGAGCGGCGCACCGCCGTACCCGGCGTCGCCACCGGCCTCGCGGTGACCGGCGCGGGCGGCGACGTGCTGTTCGTGGAGGCCTCGCTGGCCGATCCGGAGACGGGCGCGGCCGGCCTGACCCTCACCGGCCAGCTCGGCGACGTCATGAAGGAGTCGGCGCAGATCGCGCTGAGCTTCCTGCGCTCCCACGGCGCGGAACTGGAGCTCCCGGTCGCCGACCTGAAGGACCGGGGCGTGCACATCCACTTCCCCGCGGGCGCCGTGCCCAAGGACGGCCCGAGCGCGGGCATCACCATGACCACCGCCCTCGCCTCCCTGCTCTCCGGACGGCAGGTGCGCACGGACGTGGCCATGACCGGCGAGGTCTCGCTGACCGGGCGCGTCCTGCCCATCGGCGGGGTCAAGCAGAAGCTGCTCGCCGCGCACCGGGCCGGGCTGACCACCGTCATCATCCCCAAGCGGAACGAGGCCGACCTGGACGACGTCCCGGCGGAGGTGCTGGAGAGGCTGGAGGTGCACCCGGTGACGGACGTGCGCCAGGTCCTGGAGCTCGCCCTGGCCCGGGCGCAGGCTCCGGCCGTCGCCGCTGCCTGA
- a CDS encoding sulfurtransferase, with amino-acid sequence MTTPQNAPLEVLPEAGSGALPGPLVGVDWLAGRLGAPGLVLFDASVGAHRAAAHRIPGARPFDLDGALSDHTAPAPHTMPGAPEFTEAMRALGVGDEDTVVVYDGAGVYSSARAWWMLRAMGFDRAAVLDGGLPAWTAAGLPVSATAPAYEGPRGSFTARPRPGLLVDSATVARALTDPAAAVLDARTRERFAGTAPEPRPGLRGGHMPGALNLPFVELCDRDGLMRPAGELRAAFRALAGERERLYFSCGSGVTACVLALGADLAGYGEIAVYDGSWSEWGMPSELPVTTDR; translated from the coding sequence ATGACCACACCCCAGAACGCGCCGCTCGAAGTCCTGCCCGAAGCCGGCTCCGGGGCCCTGCCCGGGCCGCTCGTCGGCGTGGACTGGCTCGCCGGGCGGCTCGGTGCGCCCGGCCTGGTCCTCTTCGACGCCTCCGTCGGCGCCCACCGCGCCGCGGCCCACCGGATCCCGGGCGCCCGGCCCTTCGACCTCGACGGGGCCCTGTCCGACCACACCGCGCCCGCCCCGCACACCATGCCCGGCGCCCCGGAGTTCACCGAGGCGATGCGGGCCCTCGGCGTCGGGGACGAGGACACCGTCGTCGTCTACGACGGCGCCGGCGTCTACTCCAGCGCCCGCGCCTGGTGGATGCTGCGCGCCATGGGCTTCGACCGTGCCGCCGTCCTGGACGGGGGACTGCCCGCCTGGACGGCCGCCGGCCTGCCCGTCTCGGCCACCGCCCCGGCGTACGAGGGCCCCCGCGGCTCCTTCACCGCCCGGCCCCGGCCCGGGCTGCTGGTCGACAGCGCCACCGTCGCGCGGGCCCTGACCGACCCGGCCGCGGCCGTCCTCGACGCCCGCACCCGCGAACGCTTCGCCGGCACCGCCCCCGAACCCCGGCCGGGCCTGCGCGGCGGCCACATGCCGGGCGCGCTCAACCTGCCGTTCGTCGAACTCTGCGACCGGGACGGCCTGATGCGCCCGGCCGGGGAACTGCGCGCCGCCTTCCGGGCCCTGGCGGGGGAGCGGGAGCGGCTCTACTTCAGCTGCGGCTCCGGGGTGACCGCCTGCGTACTGGCCCTCGGCGCCGACCTCGCCGGGTACGGGGAGATCGCGGTGTACGACGGCTCCTGGAGCGAGTGGGGCATGCCCTCTGAACTCCCCGTGACCACCGACCGGTAG